A DNA window from Chitinispirillales bacterium ANBcel5 contains the following coding sequences:
- a CDS encoding N-acetylmuramoyl-L-alanine amidase — MNKVPLFSSVLMLLLWAATLYANISVTHEPDGKKTAVRSISHSGVRWVSVSDLAVKAGATFRWRAFAQRLTVVKDQVQLTFSQDVAFYSSDSSIYQLSVSPLRRGGALYLPLSTLLEVFNSKFPSTSIEYKTDSNTLLIQSSPRLSSYTIQSVQCSFAENETRVNIGVTETVEFEISYIHPDLSITFSDATINAKNIDNSTAGGFIDSIFAVQYQNSSQISFRLNKPVEKSQLQYTKESNTIGFTLAALESKENTAGFPAHIEIPRLETIVLDPGHGGRDPGAIGPGGTKEKTVVLELCLAIRKHLETAGFTVYMTREKDEFIPLAERTQFANDKKADLFISVHANAVPGSRERRETTRGYKVYFLSQARNEHERLAAMRENAVIEFEDKPKNYDNLQNILIDLAGNEYLRLSQDLCILIDQTLSTGPVSNYMPKLHLGVGQANFWVLNGAYMPSVLIEAGFISNPAEEKLLNDKKIQDTMAASISEAIVQFKHQIEAGL; from the coding sequence ATGAATAAGGTGCCACTCTTCAGTTCGGTTCTGATGTTGCTACTTTGGGCAGCAACGCTTTATGCAAACATCTCGGTTACTCATGAGCCGGATGGAAAAAAAACAGCTGTACGGTCCATCTCTCACTCCGGTGTTCGGTGGGTGTCGGTATCTGATTTAGCTGTTAAAGCGGGTGCAACCTTTCGCTGGAGAGCCTTTGCTCAGCGTTTAACTGTAGTTAAGGATCAAGTACAACTCACTTTCTCCCAGGATGTTGCATTCTATAGTTCAGATAGCTCAATTTATCAGCTCTCTGTTTCTCCTCTAAGAAGAGGTGGTGCACTGTATTTACCGCTAAGCACATTGCTTGAAGTGTTTAATTCAAAATTTCCTTCCACCTCTATTGAATACAAAACCGACAGTAATACTCTTTTGATTCAATCCTCTCCTCGCTTATCATCGTATACTATTCAATCGGTTCAATGTAGTTTTGCTGAAAACGAAACCAGAGTAAATATCGGCGTAACAGAAACTGTTGAATTTGAAATAAGCTATATCCACCCAGATCTCTCTATTACTTTTTCTGACGCAACTATTAATGCTAAAAACATTGATAACAGTACGGCTGGCGGGTTCATTGATTCGATATTTGCTGTTCAGTACCAAAATTCATCCCAGATATCCTTTCGCCTTAATAAACCCGTTGAAAAATCGCAATTACAGTACACTAAGGAATCAAACACCATTGGATTTACTCTCGCTGCCCTTGAGTCTAAAGAGAATACTGCTGGTTTTCCTGCACATATAGAGATTCCGAGGCTTGAGACAATAGTTTTAGATCCCGGGCATGGTGGCAGGGATCCCGGCGCTATTGGGCCCGGTGGGACCAAAGAGAAAACTGTGGTACTTGAGCTGTGCTTAGCAATCAGAAAACATCTGGAAACGGCTGGATTCACCGTTTATATGACCAGGGAAAAGGATGAATTTATACCCTTAGCGGAGCGTACTCAATTTGCGAATGACAAGAAAGCCGATCTGTTCATAAGTGTTCACGCAAATGCAGTCCCCGGCTCCAGGGAAAGAAGAGAGACTACCAGAGGGTACAAAGTATATTTTCTCTCACAGGCTCGAAATGAGCACGAACGGCTTGCGGCTATGAGAGAGAATGCTGTAATTGAGTTTGAGGATAAGCCCAAAAACTACGATAACCTGCAAAATATTTTAATCGATCTTGCGGGCAACGAATACCTCAGACTGAGTCAGGACTTATGTATTTTGATAGACCAAACTCTTTCAACAGGGCCTGTTTCCAACTATATGCCAAAGCTGCACCTTGGTGTGGGACAAGCAAATTTTTGGGTTCTAAACGGAGCGTATATGCCCTCTGTGCTGATTGAAGCTGGTTTTATTTCTAATCCTGCAGAGGAAAAACTTTTGAATGATAAAAAAATTCAGGACACAATGGCCGCTTCCATTAGCGAGGCGATCGTTCAATTTAAACATCAGATTGAGGCTGGACTATGA
- the smpB gene encoding SsrA-binding protein SmpB, whose amino-acid sequence MKIIARNKKAYRDYDILEKVESGILLSGAEVKSLRAGKVNLMDSYAQCIRGEIFINHLHVSTYDQSGLYTPDPYRRRKLLLHKRQIEHLCSEVQRKQLTLIPLSIYFKNQWVKIELGLCRGRKKHDKRQKIAEKESNRRIAQLMKSRR is encoded by the coding sequence ATGAAAATTATAGCCAGAAATAAAAAAGCATACCGTGATTATGATATTCTCGAGAAGGTTGAATCAGGAATTCTTCTTTCCGGGGCAGAGGTGAAGTCTCTGCGTGCCGGAAAAGTCAATCTTATGGACAGTTATGCTCAATGCATCAGGGGCGAAATATTCATTAACCACTTGCATGTAAGTACCTACGACCAGTCCGGGCTTTATACTCCAGATCCCTACAGACGTCGCAAGCTACTTTTGCATAAAAGGCAAATCGAGCATTTGTGCAGTGAGGTGCAAAGAAAACAACTTACATTGATTCCTCTTTCTATATACTTTAAAAATCAGTGGGTTAAAATTGAGTTAGGATTGTGCAGAGGGCGTAAGAAACATGATAAACGTCAGAAAATCGCAGAAAAAGAATCAAATAGACGAATTGCACAATTAATGAAAAGTCGTCGATAG
- a CDS encoding HIT domain-containing protein: protein MENCLFCKIIKNEIPAQKVYENSTCIIIKDIDPQAPMHYLAIPKRHYEAIHQIPAEEKHICCDLFDSISMFLTKEGLDQKGYRLVLNSGKNAGQSVFHIHVHILSGREMHWPPG from the coding sequence ATGGAAAACTGCCTTTTTTGTAAGATTATCAAAAACGAGATCCCAGCCCAAAAGGTTTATGAAAACTCCACCTGCATCATAATCAAAGATATCGACCCCCAGGCCCCAATGCACTACCTTGCCATTCCTAAACGCCATTATGAGGCAATACATCAAATCCCCGCTGAAGAAAAACATATTTGTTGTGATCTTTTCGATTCAATATCAATGTTTCTCACAAAAGAAGGATTGGATCAAAAAGGATACCGCCTGGTCTTAAACTCCGGTAAAAATGCCGGGCAAAGTGTATTTCACATTCATGTACATATTTTAAGCGGTCGTGAAATGCACTGGCCACCAGGATAA
- the ftsZ gene encoding cell division protein FtsZ → MVFQMDENFDTIAKMKVIGVGGAGGNAVNRMISSGLTGVEFISVNTDAMALDNNNAAHRIQIGERVTKGLGAGANPEVGRLAMEEDKDKISAVLEGADMVFITAGMGGGTGTGGAPVVAEIAQEMGILTVAIVTRPFLFEGKVRDKNAHKGIEDLRRNVDTIIVIPNQKLLTIVDRSTSLIDAFKTADEVLYQATKGISDLISVHGLVNLDFADVKTIMKGMGDALMGTGHAEGENRAVLAADTAINSPLLDDISINGARGILINISGGEDMTLYDVSDATQTVYDAVGEDADVNIIFGAVTDNSLNGEIRVTVIATGFNDEEIDRKRNEMHAPKMAVKLPPNKKESEKKVEQLSMPLAPKEKQKEVVPPPSDSEVADQTIETTDIQETNETMINEDSNEESQSNTPLELPAFLKKEDIRKEARVYVSKGSVITQYEDDMDVPTFLRKQMQ, encoded by the coding sequence ATGGTGTTTCAGATGGATGAAAACTTCGACACAATCGCAAAAATGAAGGTAATAGGAGTTGGGGGAGCCGGAGGGAATGCAGTTAACAGAATGATTTCTTCAGGCTTGACTGGTGTTGAATTTATTTCCGTCAATACTGATGCTATGGCGTTGGATAACAACAATGCTGCTCATCGAATACAGATTGGGGAAAGGGTCACAAAGGGACTCGGTGCTGGCGCCAACCCTGAAGTTGGAAGACTGGCAATGGAGGAGGATAAAGACAAAATCTCCGCTGTGCTTGAAGGAGCAGATATGGTTTTCATTACTGCTGGAATGGGTGGTGGAACCGGAACTGGTGGAGCACCTGTTGTTGCCGAAATCGCCCAGGAAATGGGTATTCTTACCGTGGCAATTGTAACCAGACCGTTTCTTTTTGAAGGGAAAGTAAGGGATAAAAATGCCCATAAGGGAATAGAAGATCTTAGAAGAAATGTAGATACAATTATTGTTATTCCTAATCAAAAACTTCTTACAATAGTTGATAGATCAACATCTTTAATTGATGCTTTTAAAACTGCCGATGAAGTCCTTTATCAGGCTACAAAGGGTATCTCTGATCTCATATCTGTACATGGACTGGTGAATTTGGACTTTGCAGATGTGAAAACAATAATGAAGGGCATGGGGGATGCTCTTATGGGTACAGGGCATGCTGAAGGTGAAAATCGTGCTGTTCTTGCTGCCGATACTGCCATCAATAGCCCTCTTTTAGATGATATCTCTATCAATGGGGCACGTGGTATTCTTATAAATATCTCTGGCGGTGAGGACATGACTCTTTACGATGTAAGTGATGCAACTCAGACTGTCTATGATGCTGTGGGTGAAGATGCCGATGTAAATATCATTTTTGGTGCTGTAACCGATAACTCATTAAATGGGGAAATTAGAGTCACCGTTATCGCTACAGGGTTTAACGATGAAGAGATCGACAGAAAACGAAACGAAATGCATGCTCCAAAAATGGCTGTTAAACTTCCTCCAAACAAAAAGGAATCAGAGAAAAAAGTAGAGCAACTTTCTATGCCTCTGGCACCTAAGGAAAAACAGAAGGAAGTAGTTCCTCCTCCGTCTGATTCAGAGGTTGCAGATCAAACGATAGAAACCACTGATATACAAGAGACCAATGAAACAATGATAAACGAGGACTCTAATGAGGAGAGCCAAAGCAATACACCTCTTGAGTTACCTGCTTTCTTAAAAAAGGAAGACATTCGAAAAGAGGCAAGAGTATATGTTTCAAAAGGAAGCGTTATTACTCAGTACGAAGATGACATGGATGTCCCAACATTTCTTAGAAAACAGATGCAGTAG
- the ftsA gene encoding cell division protein FtsA, whose product MEDNVFVGLDIGTTKIACIISELDSSGELKIVGVGVSPSDGLRKGVVVNIDKTVRSIQKAVEEAELMAGVDVDSVWVGIAGDHIRAINSKGVVAISRDDNEITELDVVRAIDAAKAVSIPMDREILHVIPQEFIVDDQKGIKDPIGMCGVRLETQVHIITGAVTSAQNIFKSVDKAGLKVIDLVLEPLASCYSVLENDEKELGVALLDMGGGTTDIAIYFDESIRHTAVVGLGGKNVTSDIAIGIRTPVDRAEEIKKQYGCAYTPLVKGDEFISVPGVGGREQREVSKAVLASIIEPRMEEILSLALREIKRTDYSDMLGAGVVLTGGGSLMEGVQELAEKVFEMPVKLGLPDGFGGLTEAAKSPLHSTGIGLCMYGKENFKTRKGKKSLSGEDNFKKILDRMKTWVKEFF is encoded by the coding sequence ATGGAAGATAATGTTTTTGTTGGCTTGGATATAGGTACTACAAAAATAGCTTGTATAATAAGTGAACTTGATTCAAGTGGTGAATTAAAGATCGTTGGTGTTGGAGTAAGCCCCTCAGATGGATTGCGTAAGGGAGTAGTAGTAAATATAGATAAAACTGTAAGGTCCATTCAAAAGGCCGTCGAAGAAGCTGAATTGATGGCAGGTGTTGATGTGGATTCGGTATGGGTAGGTATTGCTGGTGATCATATAAGAGCCATTAATAGTAAAGGGGTGGTGGCTATATCAAGGGATGATAACGAAATTACCGAACTTGATGTGGTGAGAGCTATAGATGCTGCTAAGGCAGTTTCAATTCCAATGGATAGAGAAATTCTTCATGTTATACCTCAGGAATTTATTGTAGATGATCAAAAGGGAATAAAAGACCCTATAGGAATGTGTGGTGTTAGGCTTGAAACCCAGGTTCATATCATTACCGGAGCTGTAACTAGTGCTCAAAATATCTTCAAAAGTGTTGATAAGGCCGGACTGAAAGTGATTGATCTTGTACTTGAACCACTTGCATCGTGTTATTCGGTACTTGAAAATGATGAAAAGGAACTTGGTGTCGCACTACTTGATATGGGTGGTGGAACCACCGATATAGCTATCTATTTTGATGAAAGTATACGACATACTGCAGTAGTGGGCTTGGGTGGTAAAAATGTAACCAGTGATATTGCCATTGGAATTCGTACCCCGGTAGATAGGGCTGAGGAGATTAAAAAGCAATATGGATGCGCCTATACGCCACTTGTTAAGGGTGATGAATTCATTAGTGTACCCGGTGTTGGGGGACGCGAACAGCGTGAAGTATCAAAAGCTGTGCTTGCTTCAATAATTGAGCCCAGAATGGAGGAGATTCTGTCACTTGCATTGAGAGAAATAAAAAGAACAGATTATTCTGATATGCTGGGAGCCGGCGTAGTTTTAACTGGCGGTGGATCTTTGATGGAGGGGGTACAGGAACTTGCTGAAAAAGTATTTGAAATGCCAGTTAAACTGGGATTACCTGATGGCTTTGGGGGGTTAACGGAGGCAGCCAAATCACCTCTTCACTCGACCGGTATTGGCCTTTGTATGTATGGAAAAGAAAACTTCAAGACCCGCAAAGGCAAAAAGAGCCTTTCAGGTGAAGATAATTTTAAGAAGATACTGGATAGAATGAAAACATGGGTAAAAGAATTCTTTTGA
- a CDS encoding FtsQ-type POTRA domain-containing protein produces MGKRVGANYRKNQKKKEEIRKKRKKLFFRLFLLIAIIIPFLWFTFKGARRGIQYAIEAIDESDLLDVTSIRVYGTNKEIENDIMTHIDTLLTDKIYNISTRDIRDALLTLPGVEHVRVRRGIDGVLSITITRRKPVAMIPLNKMVLMDRDGFIFPTSKGEFYEVPVLSGIAEYIDSNRVRENYLEQVLKFIDSAHEIGENFYKQMATINIGKQGELTFNFQGSGIQYIATIKDIQSQLNKAAKMRKLLSSANQTPSVVNLSFQHMAFVRMENRD; encoded by the coding sequence GTGGGTAAAAGAGTCGGAGCAAATTACAGGAAAAATCAGAAAAAAAAAGAGGAAATAAGAAAGAAACGTAAAAAACTCTTTTTCAGGCTCTTTCTCTTAATCGCTATAATTATACCGTTTCTCTGGTTTACTTTTAAGGGTGCACGAAGAGGGATTCAGTATGCTATTGAAGCTATTGATGAATCAGATCTGCTGGATGTTACCAGTATCAGAGTCTATGGAACTAATAAAGAGATAGAAAACGATATTATGACTCATATTGATACCTTGCTTACAGATAAGATTTATAATATCAGTACCAGGGATATTCGGGACGCCTTACTGACATTGCCGGGTGTAGAACACGTTCGTGTTCGAAGGGGAATCGATGGTGTTTTAAGCATTACTATAACAAGACGAAAACCTGTTGCAATGATTCCTTTAAACAAAATGGTGCTTATGGATAGGGATGGATTCATTTTTCCAACTTCTAAAGGTGAATTTTATGAAGTTCCTGTACTATCAGGCATAGCAGAATACATCGATAGTAACAGAGTACGTGAGAACTATTTAGAACAGGTGCTAAAGTTTATAGATTCTGCCCATGAAATAGGAGAAAACTTTTATAAACAAATGGCTACAATAAACATAGGTAAACAGGGTGAACTAACTTTCAATTTCCAGGGCTCTGGAATTCAATATATAGCAACAATTAAAGACATTCAGTCTCAGTTGAACAAAGCAGCGAAAATGAGAAAACTGTTGAGTTCAGCAAATCAAACGCCTTCTGTTGTAAATTTAAGCTTTCAACATATGGCTTTTGTAAGAATGGAAAACAGGGATTAG
- the murC gene encoding UDP-N-acetylmuramate--L-alanine ligase: MKKIHMVGVGGAGMCPLAEVLHVSGHTVTGSDKACSAETKRLASLGIKIQYDHSPQLVKEAELLVYSSAVRDDNLERVYAVNKGIPVMRRAEVLGDIMKKYFSVCIAGTHGKTTTTSLAGSIFSDADASPTVLVGGMLRNTGAHAIVGKSRLLIAEADEYDRSFLAMNPSMAVITNIEADHLDCYKDFEDIKDTFIRFTEKVPFYGAVVACVDDPVVRGIIPQISRTVITYGTDKSAFYRAENIQYKDAASTFNLFINNVFTESITINIPGAHNLRNSLASIAVAVEMGIGIEKIKKTLAGFQGVKRRYDILNTGSSSVTVIDDYAHHPGEIKATLNAAAHGNYNRIIAVFQPHLYSRTRDFARGFASSLCLADQVVITDIFKAREKPLDGISSQLIIDHIDSLGHKKAHYVEKTAIITKLNACVGAGDAVVFMGAGDIWQIAAQFAEELKRG, translated from the coding sequence GTGAAAAAAATACATATGGTCGGTGTCGGTGGGGCTGGAATGTGCCCACTTGCTGAAGTACTTCATGTTAGTGGACATACGGTAACAGGAAGTGACAAGGCATGTTCTGCGGAAACCAAACGACTTGCTTCATTGGGTATAAAAATTCAGTACGATCACTCCCCGCAACTCGTTAAAGAAGCTGAGTTGCTTGTGTATTCCAGTGCAGTGAGAGATGATAATCTTGAAAGGGTATATGCTGTAAATAAAGGGATACCTGTAATGCGCAGGGCTGAGGTACTGGGAGATATTATGAAAAAGTATTTCTCAGTTTGTATAGCTGGGACACATGGTAAGACCACAACAACGTCTTTGGCTGGATCGATATTTTCTGATGCTGATGCTTCCCCTACTGTTTTAGTTGGTGGAATGTTAAGAAATACAGGGGCTCATGCTATTGTTGGTAAAAGCAGATTGCTTATAGCGGAAGCAGATGAATACGATAGATCTTTTCTTGCAATGAATCCCTCAATGGCTGTTATTACCAATATTGAAGCAGATCATCTTGATTGTTATAAAGATTTTGAAGATATAAAAGATACATTTATCAGATTTACAGAGAAAGTTCCCTTTTATGGAGCGGTAGTAGCATGTGTTGATGATCCTGTTGTTAGGGGTATTATTCCCCAAATAAGCAGAACTGTTATTACTTACGGAACTGATAAATCTGCTTTCTACAGAGCTGAAAACATTCAATACAAAGATGCCGCTTCAACATTTAATCTCTTTATAAATAATGTTTTTACGGAGTCAATCACTATAAATATTCCTGGTGCTCATAATCTCAGAAATTCACTTGCATCTATTGCTGTAGCTGTAGAAATGGGTATCGGTATAGAAAAAATAAAAAAGACTTTGGCAGGATTTCAGGGAGTAAAGAGAAGGTATGATATTTTAAATACCGGGTCTTCTTCTGTGACGGTTATTGATGATTATGCTCATCATCCAGGAGAGATTAAAGCTACTCTCAATGCCGCTGCACATGGAAATTATAACAGAATTATCGCGGTGTTTCAACCTCATTTATATAGTAGAACCAGAGATTTTGCCAGAGGTTTTGCTTCAAGCTTATGCTTGGCTGATCAGGTTGTGATAACCGATATATTTAAAGCGAGGGAGAAACCTTTAGACGGGATCAGTTCTCAGCTGATAATTGATCATATCGATTCGTTAGGACACAAAAAGGCTCATTATGTTGAGAAGACAGCAATTATCACTAAATTAAACGCCTGTGTAGGGGCTGGAGATGCTGTGGTTTTTATGGGTGCAGGAGATATATGGCAAATAGCAGCACAGTTTGCAGAGGAATTGAAGCGTGGGTAA
- a CDS encoding UDP-N-acetylglucosamine--N-acetylmuramyl-(pentapeptide) pyrophosphoryl-undecaprenol N-acetylglucosamine transferase, which translates to MKNKKTVNSNKVIFATAGLEERCIPAISVALELRRRSCNIVLSWIGSGRKREADFCKKHRISLFNFRKEKQYFKHSYLKFATEFFHYSKLLSREKPGAVFAFGGFETAPILAAARLKSVPYYLMENNSVADPVNRIFASGARRVFLGLPQSKNLNGETEVTGIPVKPVSGDYEKSYYPQGFDKNKKTILICCGEERVHDLNTSLIPIVKNWLKYGAQVVWQTGADDCNRIRDKFRLYPAAFVFSSLKDRYPYLAASRVVVSRSKADILAEISYFGLPSILTPLTKAQDNVQWVNAGIVRNQGWAFRYNHFKNSREIEEAAIRVLDDDQLFEKMSRKALDHAPLNAVNRITGVIAQELGIEA; encoded by the coding sequence ATGAAAAACAAAAAGACTGTAAATTCCAATAAAGTAATATTTGCTACAGCAGGGCTTGAAGAGCGTTGCATACCGGCTATTTCTGTTGCTTTGGAATTACGTCGGCGTTCATGTAATATAGTATTATCGTGGATAGGTAGTGGAAGAAAACGAGAAGCTGATTTCTGCAAAAAACATAGAATATCCTTGTTTAACTTTAGAAAAGAAAAACAGTATTTCAAGCATTCTTATCTTAAGTTTGCCACAGAGTTTTTTCATTACAGCAAACTTCTGAGTAGGGAAAAGCCAGGAGCAGTGTTTGCGTTTGGCGGTTTTGAAACAGCACCAATTCTTGCTGCTGCAAGGCTTAAATCTGTCCCGTACTACTTAATGGAAAATAACTCTGTTGCAGATCCTGTTAATAGAATATTTGCTTCAGGAGCAAGAAGGGTATTTCTTGGATTACCTCAGTCAAAGAACCTTAACGGAGAGACCGAAGTTACCGGTATACCGGTAAAGCCAGTTTCTGGGGATTATGAAAAGTCCTATTACCCACAAGGATTTGATAAGAATAAAAAAACAATACTAATCTGCTGTGGGGAGGAGAGAGTTCACGATTTAAATACCTCGCTGATACCGATAGTTAAAAATTGGCTTAAATATGGTGCTCAGGTAGTATGGCAGACAGGAGCAGATGATTGCAATAGAATCAGGGATAAGTTTAGATTATACCCTGCTGCTTTCGTTTTTTCTTCTTTAAAGGACAGATATCCCTATCTTGCTGCTTCAAGAGTAGTTGTTTCGAGAAGTAAAGCTGACATACTCGCCGAAATATCCTATTTCGGTTTGCCAAGTATACTGACACCTTTAACGAAAGCTCAGGATAACGTACAGTGGGTAAATGCCGGTATAGTTCGAAATCAGGGATGGGCCTTTAGATATAACCATTTTAAGAATTCAAGAGAGATTGAGGAAGCTGCAATAAGAGTGCTTGATGATGACCAGTTATTTGAGAAAATGAGTAGAAAAGCTCTTGATCACGCACCCTTAAATGCTGTAAATAGAATAACCGGAGTAATTGCACAAGAGTTGGGGATAGAGGCATGA
- the ftsW gene encoding putative lipid II flippase FtsW, with amino-acid sequence MNAKFGKIDFGLFAATLLLLGLGVVLVYSSSFALAHQRFGGADFFLSRQAYRALLALLCFIFFINIDYHIWGKLSNLLYLIAIGLLIYVLFLPESHAINGARRWITIGNVRFQVSDIARVVMIMYLARKCEESGPEIKKGKVFFLHLSKICIMASLIVLEPDFSSAIILTFIGLSILFVSGARVSHIFLMIVSIVPVSFALVFNTPYRRNRMLGFLNMPDRVEDLGYQTFQSLVGLGNGGLLGVGLGRGEQKYFYLPEPHTDFAFSILGEEIGFIGLVIVLCIFVFMIYRGLKISLNARDKLGQVMAFGFTITVTIYLLVHTCVSTGLIPTTGVPMPFLSYGGMSLIFTMSTMGILLNISSQTRDEIAVKELSGIIGAPKKKKKKR; translated from the coding sequence ATGAATGCAAAATTTGGAAAAATAGACTTTGGGCTTTTTGCTGCAACACTACTATTGCTTGGCTTGGGTGTTGTTCTTGTCTATAGTTCATCTTTTGCACTTGCACATCAGAGATTCGGGGGAGCAGATTTCTTTCTTTCGCGGCAGGCTTACAGAGCATTGTTGGCTTTATTGTGTTTCATATTCTTTATCAATATAGATTATCATATTTGGGGTAAGTTAAGTAATCTACTCTATTTGATTGCTATAGGATTACTTATTTATGTACTGTTTTTGCCAGAAAGTCATGCAATAAATGGTGCAAGACGATGGATTACAATTGGAAATGTAAGATTTCAGGTTTCAGACATAGCCCGTGTTGTAATGATAATGTATCTTGCCAGAAAATGTGAGGAATCCGGGCCGGAAATAAAAAAAGGAAAGGTGTTTTTTCTACACCTTTCAAAAATATGTATAATGGCATCCTTAATTGTTCTTGAACCTGACTTTTCAAGTGCTATAATTCTTACCTTCATAGGATTATCGATTTTATTTGTATCGGGTGCACGTGTATCCCATATCTTTTTGATGATAGTAAGCATAGTGCCTGTTTCTTTTGCACTTGTTTTTAACACACCCTACAGACGAAACAGAATGCTTGGGTTTTTGAATATGCCTGATAGAGTTGAGGATCTTGGTTACCAGACTTTTCAATCTTTGGTTGGATTGGGGAATGGGGGGCTTTTGGGAGTGGGTTTGGGCAGGGGGGAGCAGAAATATTTCTATTTGCCAGAGCCACACACTGATTTCGCCTTTTCCATTCTTGGTGAAGAGATCGGTTTCATAGGGTTGGTTATCGTACTTTGCATTTTTGTATTTATGATTTACAGAGGTTTAAAAATTTCTCTGAATGCCAGAGATAAATTAGGTCAGGTTATGGCCTTTGGTTTTACAATAACTGTTACTATCTATCTTCTTGTTCATACATGCGTAAGTACAGGGCTTATTCCTACTACAGGTGTTCCAATGCCATTTCTCAGCTATGGTGGTATGAGCCTTATTTTTACAATGAGTACAATGGGTATTCTTCTTAACATATCCAGTCAAACACGGGATGAAATTGCAGTTAAGGAATTGTCTGGCATCATTGGAGCGCCAAAAAAGAAAAAGAAAAAAAGATGA